Genomic DNA from Bryobacter aggregatus MPL3:
GCACCGCGCTGTCTGACCTCGAAGTGAAACATGAGGAGAGCGAAGGCAGCCTCTGGCACATTCGCTATCAGGTGGTGGGCAGCGAGGAGTATCTGACGGTCGCGACGACGCGTCCCGAAACGATGCTCGGCGACACCGCTGTCGCCGTCAATCCCGAGGATGAACGCTACCAGCACCTGCGCGGCAAGATGGTGATGCTGCCGCTGATGAACCGCGAAATTCCGATCGTCTTCGATGAGGTGGCCGATCCGAAGTTTGGCACCGGCGTCGTCAAGCTGACCCCGGCGCATGATCCGAACGACTTTGAAGCCGGTCAACGGCACAAGCTCGCTCGCATTCAGGTGATTGGCGAGGACGCGAAGATCACGACCAATGGTGGCGCCTATGCGGGTCTCGATCGCTTTGCGGCGCGCAAGAAAATCGTTGAGGACCTCGAAGCCAGCGGCGCGCTGGTGAAGATCGAGCCGCATCACTTGAGCATTGGCCGTTGCGAGCGCTGCCAGACGATTGTGGAGCCGCTGGTATCGAAGCAGTGGTTTGTCCACATGAAGCCGCTGGCAGACAAGGCAATTGCCGCCGTCGAGGAAGGCCGCACGACGATCGAGCCCGAGCAGAGCCGCACGGTGTTCTTCCACTGGATGCGCAACATTCGCGACTGGTGTGTGAGCCGTCAGCTTTGGTGGGGCCACCGGATTCCGGCCTGGCATTGCGGCAACTGTAAAGAAGCGACGGTGGCGCGTGAGACGCCAACCGAGTGTGCGCATTGCAAGAGTACAGACCTCACGCAAGAAACCGATGTTCTCGATACCTGGTTCAGTTCCGGACTCTGGCCCTTCTCGACCCTCGGCTGGCCGGACCAGACCGCCGACCTGAAGACCTACTATCCAACGACGCTCATGATCATGGGCTACGAGATTCTGTTCTTCTGGTGTGCGCGCATGATGATGCTGGGCATCGAGTTCATGGGCGATGTGCCGTTCCAAGCCGTTCACATTCACGGCATTGTGCGGGACGCCAAGGGCAAGAAGATGTCGAAGACGCGTGGCAACACGGTCGATCCCCTCGAGATCACCGCGAAGTACGGTACCGACGCGGTGCGCATGGCGCTGCTGACCGCTTGCACGCCCGGATCGGACATCCTTTGGACCGAAGACAAGCTGCCCAGCTCGCGTGGCTTTGCCAACAAGATCTGGAATGCCACCCGCTTCCTGTTCCTCAACATGGAGCGGGTGGGCATCGAACCTTATGTACCGACTGAGGCCAAGCCGCTCTTCCTCGAAGAACGCTGGATCCAGTCGCGCCTGAATGCAGCGGCGAAGACCTGCAATGAGGCCATCGCGGCGAATCGCTACCACGAGGCGGCGCAGACGATGTGGCACTTCTTCTGGGATGATTTCTGCGATTGGTACATCGAACTGGTGAAGCTGCGCTTCAACGATGAAGAGAACCGGGCCAGCATCTGGGCGAATCTGCTGGCCACCTATGAGCGTGCTCTGCGTCTGCTGCATCCGGCCATGCCCTTCCTCACCGAGGAACTGTGGCAACGCCTGCGCAACGACACGATGCCGATGAGCATTTCGCTGGCTGCCTATCCGCAGTATGACGAGGCGCTTTCTGATGCCGATGCAGAACGGCAGATCGCTCTCTTGCAGAACGAGATTCGCCGCGTTCGCAATGAGAAGGCCGAGAAGAAGCTCGACCCGAAGGCGGAACTCGAAGGCACCCTCACCGGCAGTGGCGAAGATTTCGACACGCTGGCTGCGAATCTCGAATGGATGCGCAAGCTGGGCGGCGTGAAGCTGTCGCTGGTGGATGGACCGAACGGCTACACCGTTGCGTTGCAGGCCCCGGCGGGCCAGGAAGAGGCGCAGCGCAAGCGTCTCGAGAAAGAAATCGAAGGCCTCGAGAAGGTGATCGCCAACACGAAGCGGCAGTTGGGCGATGAGAAGTTCATCGGCAAAGCCCCGGCTCATATCGTCGATGGCATGAAGGTAAAGCTCGCCGACTATGAGGTGCAGCTGCAGAAGAATCGCGAGGCGCTCGATGCCCTCTGATTGGCTGCATCCGGAGATCTACGACGTCGTCGAGCGGGCGCTAGCCGAAGATATCGGCTCGGGCGATATCACGACGGAACTGACCGTGGGACGCGAGCGTCTGGCGCGTGGCAAGTTCTATGCGCGCGACGAGATGGTGCTGGCCGGCATTGAGCTGTTGCCGCTGATCTATGAGTGCCGTGGCGGTGTGAGCCGTCTTGAGCTGAAGGTCAAATCAGGTACCCGCTGTACCGATGGCGATTGCATTGCGGAGGTGGAAGGGCTTGCTGCCACCTTGCTCGAGTGTGAACGTACAGCGCTGAACTTCATGCAGCGCTTGAGCGGCATTGCGACCCTGGCATCGAAGTTTGCCGCCGAGGTGGCCCATACTTCCTGCAAGGTACTCGATACGCGCAAGACGACGCCGGGCCTGCGCCGCCTGGAGAAGTTGGCCTCGGCCGCAGGTGGGGTAACCAACCATCGGATGGGTCTGTTTGACGCGATTCTGATCAAGAACAATCACATCGCCGCGGCAGGCGGGGTGAGGCAGGCTCTCGCCGCTTCCCTGCCCAGCGGTTTGCCGGTGGAAATCGAAGTGCGTACCCGGGCCGAGTTGGACGATGCTCTGGCCGGAGGCGCTCCGAAGTTGCTGCTCGATAATCTGACGCCGGCCGAGGCACGCGAATGGGTGGACTACGTTGCGGGCCGGGCGAGTTGTGAGATCTCGGGCGGCGTAACGCTCGAGACCGTGCGCGCTTATGCGGAATCGGGCGCAGACTTTGTGTCGAGTGGCGCGATCACGCATTCAGCCATCTCCAAGGACCTCAACTTCCGCCTCGAACTGTTATGAGTGAGGTGCACTGGTATGAGTCTCTGCCGTCGACAATGACGGAAGCGGCTCGGCTCGCGCAATTGGGCGCGCCCTCGGGAACCGTGGTTGCCGCACGCGAACAAGTGGCGGGACAGGGCCGGCAGGGGCGCGATTGGGTCAGCGAGAAGGGTGTTGGACTGTATGCCACCTTCATCCTCCGCGTGTCGGTACAGGCCGCGGACCTGCCCTGCCTGACGCTGGCCTTGGGCTTGGCGGTTGTCGAAACACTGACGAACCTGAGTGGCTTGAGCCTGGATATTCGCTGGCCTAACGATGTGCTCTGGCAGAGCAAGAAACTTTGCGGGATTCTGGCACGCCTGGAGCATGGAGCCGTACTGGCTGGGATTGGCGTGAATCTCAATCAAACGGAATTTCCGGAAGGCTTGCGGACACCAGCCACTTCACTGCGGATGGCAACAGGCCGGAGCTTTGTCGCGGCGGAAGTGCTGGAGGGATTGCGTGGTCCGGTCCAGAGCTTTGTGGCTTTGCGACGGGATGAGATTCTCCGCTTGTTCACGCAGGCGTCGAGCTATGTCAGCGGACGGCGCGTGAGCGTGGACTCCGATGGTCACATGATCTATGGTGTGACGGACGGCTTGGATGAATTTGGATTTCTGCGAATCCGGAAGGAGAACGGGATGCGAGAAACAGTGCTGGCCGGCAGTGTTCGTCCCGTGGACTGAGCATGCTTTTAGCAATTGATGCGGGCAATACGAATGTGACGGTGGGGGTCTTTGATGGACCGAATATCATCGCCAGTTGGCGGCTCCGGACCATTCGGGAGCAGACGGCCGACGAGTGGGGGATCAATCTGCGGAGCCTGTTTCGCGTCGGCGAGTTGGATGCGCGCATCATCACGGGAGTTGCCATTGCGAGCGTCGTCCCGCCGCTCGATCACCAGCTTGCCGACGTTGCCCGCCGCTACTTCCGCTGCGAAGCATTATTCGTCAGCATAGATGCGGAACTGGGTATGCAAGTGTTGATCGACAATCCTCGCGAGGCGGGAGCGGACCGGCTTGCCAACGCGGCAGCAGCCTATCAGAAATATGGGGGCCCCTGCGTGGTGGTTGACCTCGGAACCGCCATCACCTTCGATGTGGTGAACGCCGCAGGGAATTTCACGGGCGGGATCATTTGCCCAGGAATCGGGATTGCAATCAGCGGCTTGTTTGAGAAGGCAGCGCGCCTGCCGTTGGTGGATTTTCGCGAACCCAAGCAGTTGATTGGCAAGAATACCGTCGATTGCATCCAGAGCGGTTTGTACTATTCGACCATCAGCGCGATTGATGGGATTCTCGATCGGCTGACGGCGGAGCTGGGGCCGGAGACAAAGATTGTCGCAACCGGCGGGCAGGCCAAACTGATGGTGGGCGGGTCCAAGTATCTGCGAATTGTTGATGAGGACTTGACGCTCCATGGCGTACGAGTGATTTGGGAGCGGAATGCCAGAAGAGCCGTTTAATTACTTCAATTACTTCACCGAGATCGAGGAGCGCTTCCAGGTGGCTCGCGGAACCGGCTTCTTTCTCCTATCCCCTCTGGATTGGGCGCTCATTGAGAGCTGGAAAGATGCAGGGATTCCGCTCGAGGCCGTGCTGCGTGGAATCGATCGGGCCTTCGAGAAGTGGCGGGCCAAGAAGAGCAAAGGCCAGATGGTGAATTCCATCGCCTATTGCTCCCAAGCCGTCATGGAAGAGGCGAAGCGTGCGGCGACGCCGCGCGATGCGGTGGCAACCGAAGCTCCCTTTGGCGACGAGGAGTTGCGGCAGCATCTGACGGGAGCAGCAGCAAAGTTGCCGGTTGGCTTTGAAGACGTAGCCGAGAGCTTGCGCATCTTGGCTGCCGATGTCTTGCACTGGCTCGACAAGTTGGAAGAGTTGGAGCAGCGCCTGGCTTCGCTCGAAGAGAAAATGGTCGCCATTGCCCGTAGCCGGCAGAGCGAAGAGAAGATGCTTGAGGCGCGCCAGCAACTCGAAGGACAGTTGAAGCCGTATCGCGGCAAGATGAGCGCACCGGAGCTGATGTTAATTGAACGTAAGTTTCTGGATCAACGTCTGCTCGAAGAGACGGCCCTACCACGCTTTAGCCTTTTCTATCTATAAACTTAGAGGTATGCGGTTCCTCTTGGTCCTGATTTTGATGGCAGTGCTGTGCCCGGCACAAACCGTAACGGTTTCAGCAGAGCAACGATGGGTGGACTCTGGAGTTACATTAGGGCGCGGCGATCGCTTTGTGATTGAAGCGAGCGGAGAATTGACACTGAAGGGCCAGAATGGCGCGTCTGAAACCAGCACGCCCGCGGGCTTGGCGCGTGGGTTTCGGGATCTGCTGCGCATTCTGCCATTGAACTCCTCCGGCCGCGGTGCACTGATTGCCCGGATTGGCGATCGCGAAACCTCACAAGCCTTCTTTGTCGGCGCCTCGAAGGACGGCAACTCGCCCTTTGAAGGCAAGCTGTTTTTCAACGCCAACCTCGGCGCCAATGAGAAAGGCACTGGAACTTACACGGTGAAGGTGACCGTCACCAAAGCAGCGGTGGTCGAAAAAACAGCGGCGCCGGTGATTGAGATGACCCAGGCCCAGTTGGACTCGACACCCTTGCGCGTGGTGGACGCTGAAGGCAATGAAGGCGACCGCGTCAATTTCTTCATTATTGGTTCCGAAGCGAGTGTCTTAAGCGCACTCAAAACTGCGGGTTGGGTGCAAGTGGATAAGAGCGTTCGCGATTCCGTGATCAACGCGATTCTGCTCAGCATGTCGAAGCAGGCCTATATCACCATGCCGATGAGCGAGCTGATGATGTTTGGCCGCACGCAGGACTATGGCTTTGCCCATGCCGTTCCGTTTGTGGTGGTCGCGCAGCGCCACCACTTCCGCATCTGGAAGGCTCCCTTTCAGGCGAATGGGACAGATGTCTGGGTAGGCGCCGGGACCCACGATATCGGCTTTGAACGGGACCAGCGCAACAACGGGATCACCCACAAGATCGATCCCGAGACCGACAAAGAGCGTGACTTCATCGGACAAACGCTGATGGAGAGCGGCATGGTGATCAAGCAGGTTTACATGACGCATGTGAACCCGGTGAAAGAGGCCAAGACGGCAACCGGCGGCAGTTTTCATTCCGATGGCCAAACTCAGATCACCTATCTCGAACAGACAACCAATGCGTCGGCCACCCGATTTGCCAACTACTTCTGCAGCGTGTTGGCAACGAATCCCGATGGGGGCCAATGGGGGAATTGCAGCGATTACATCGAGACCCAGCCGGATCAGAAATTGAACTTACCTCCGATGTCCCAGGCCTATCGGGTGGTTGTCGTGCCCGGGATCTTCTCCAGTTGCGCCTCCGATGCCCCGGCGTTTGAGCAGGCCCGCAACTACCTGAAAGAGAAGCAAGGGGTTGAGGCGGCACTGCTCAATATCCCCAACAATTCCAGCGAGGACAATGCAAAGACCATCGCCAAGTATCTGCGCGAGGAGTGGGCCAAGGACCAACGAAAGTTCATCCTGGTGGGCTATTCCAAGGGTACCCCGGACATCCAGACTGCGCTGGCGACCGAACCGGAGATTCGGCCAATGGTCGCTTCTTTCATCAGTTTTGCCGGCGCCAGCGGCGGATCTCCTGTTGCCGATGCGCTGCCCGCAAAATTGAGCGATTTACTGGGAAAACTGAACGGCAAGGGCGGTTGCCAGGGAGATTTGAGCGATGGCTTCAAGAGCCTGTCCGTAGAAAAAAGGCGGCACTTCCTCGCGGAATATCCCGCACCCTTTGTCCCCACTTACTCCATGCCAGCCGTAGCCGACAAGGATAAGGTCTCAAAAGCCATGGTCCAGAGTTGGACGCTGCTCAATAGCTTCTCCTCACGGAATGATGCGCAGTTGAGTGAGGTGGACGCCATCATTCCTGGATCGACCTATCTCGGCGCGGCGCGAAGCGATCATTTTGCGCTGGCCTTGCCACTCGAGAATATGCAAGGGGGGATCCTAAAGACCTTCCTCGATAAGAACTCCTACCCGCGCGCCGCTCTTCTTGAGAGCGCTCTGCGTCTGGTGCTGGATGATCTGAAGGCTCCTGCGCCCGCACCGAAGAAGTCGATTTTTCAACCCTGAGCCGTCAGCAGCGATGCCGCCCCGAGCCGGGACTGGTGCCGGGAAAGCCGAATCCGCAATTCCTGGCGCGCACGCAGGAGACGGCTTTTGGCGGCGGCCACACTGATGCTGAGGAGATTGGCGACATCTTGCATCGGAAGCTGGTTCACGTCGCGCAGGACGAAAACATCGCGAAGAAGAGGTGGAATCCGGTTAATCTCACTCCGCACAACGACAGCAACCTCTGATTTCCCAACCGCTTGTTCCGGATTGAGTCCTTCATCCCGCAACTGAAGACTGACCACCTCATCGCCAATGAGGAGGTCGTCGATATAAAAGAGCCGTGCCCGTTTCGCCTGCCGGAGCCGCATCAAGCATTGATTAACGACAATACGCGCCAGCCAGGTGGAGAACTTCGCCTCGCGATTGAACTGATCGAGATGCTCGA
This window encodes:
- a CDS encoding RNA polymerase sigma factor, whose product is MIQNRRQAFIGIEDEHLVDVAKFGDHLAFAELVERHYHSCLKLSFSILRDRSDAEDEVQNGCWKAFEHLDQFNREAKFSTWLARIVVNQCLMRLRQAKRARLFYIDDLLIGDEVVSLQLRDEGLNPEQAVGKSEVAVVVRSEINRIPPLLRDVFVLRDVNQLPMQDVANLLSISVAAAKSRLLRARQELRIRLSRHQSRLGAASLLTAQG
- a CDS encoding LssY C-terminal domain-containing protein — protein: MRFLLVLILMAVLCPAQTVTVSAEQRWVDSGVTLGRGDRFVIEASGELTLKGQNGASETSTPAGLARGFRDLLRILPLNSSGRGALIARIGDRETSQAFFVGASKDGNSPFEGKLFFNANLGANEKGTGTYTVKVTVTKAAVVEKTAAPVIEMTQAQLDSTPLRVVDAEGNEGDRVNFFIIGSEASVLSALKTAGWVQVDKSVRDSVINAILLSMSKQAYITMPMSELMMFGRTQDYGFAHAVPFVVVAQRHHFRIWKAPFQANGTDVWVGAGTHDIGFERDQRNNGITHKIDPETDKERDFIGQTLMESGMVIKQVYMTHVNPVKEAKTATGGSFHSDGQTQITYLEQTTNASATRFANYFCSVLATNPDGGQWGNCSDYIETQPDQKLNLPPMSQAYRVVVVPGIFSSCASDAPAFEQARNYLKEKQGVEAALLNIPNNSSEDNAKTIAKYLREEWAKDQRKFILVGYSKGTPDIQTALATEPEIRPMVASFISFAGASGGSPVADALPAKLSDLLGKLNGKGGCQGDLSDGFKSLSVEKRRHFLAEYPAPFVPTYSMPAVADKDKVSKAMVQSWTLLNSFSSRNDAQLSEVDAIIPGSTYLGAARSDHFALALPLENMQGGILKTFLDKNSYPRAALLESALRLVLDDLKAPAPAPKKSIFQP
- a CDS encoding type III pantothenate kinase → MLLAIDAGNTNVTVGVFDGPNIIASWRLRTIREQTADEWGINLRSLFRVGELDARIITGVAIASVVPPLDHQLADVARRYFRCEALFVSIDAELGMQVLIDNPREAGADRLANAAAAYQKYGGPCVVVDLGTAITFDVVNAAGNFTGGIICPGIGIAISGLFEKAARLPLVDFREPKQLIGKNTVDCIQSGLYYSTISAIDGILDRLTAELGPETKIVATGGQAKLMVGGSKYLRIVDEDLTLHGVRVIWERNARRAV
- the nadC gene encoding carboxylating nicotinate-nucleotide diphosphorylase, whose translation is MPSDWLHPEIYDVVERALAEDIGSGDITTELTVGRERLARGKFYARDEMVLAGIELLPLIYECRGGVSRLELKVKSGTRCTDGDCIAEVEGLAATLLECERTALNFMQRLSGIATLASKFAAEVAHTSCKVLDTRKTTPGLRRLEKLASAAGGVTNHRMGLFDAILIKNNHIAAAGGVRQALAASLPSGLPVEIEVRTRAELDDALAGGAPKLLLDNLTPAEAREWVDYVAGRASCEISGGVTLETVRAYAESGADFVSSGAITHSAISKDLNFRLELL
- a CDS encoding valine--tRNA ligase, which translates into the protein MEFEKVYEPQRFESRWAEWWVESRLYAADNTSEKPVFSLCIPPPNVTGNLHMGHMLEHTMIDMVVRWNRMSGKNTLWLPGTDHAGIATQMVVERQMAQEGLTKKDLGREKFEERVWQWKAESGGNIVRQMKTVGVSCDWTRERFTLDPGLSRAVREVFCGLHERGLVYRGERMVNWCPSCGTALSDLEVKHEESEGSLWHIRYQVVGSEEYLTVATTRPETMLGDTAVAVNPEDERYQHLRGKMVMLPLMNREIPIVFDEVADPKFGTGVVKLTPAHDPNDFEAGQRHKLARIQVIGEDAKITTNGGAYAGLDRFAARKKIVEDLEASGALVKIEPHHLSIGRCERCQTIVEPLVSKQWFVHMKPLADKAIAAVEEGRTTIEPEQSRTVFFHWMRNIRDWCVSRQLWWGHRIPAWHCGNCKEATVARETPTECAHCKSTDLTQETDVLDTWFSSGLWPFSTLGWPDQTADLKTYYPTTLMIMGYEILFFWCARMMMLGIEFMGDVPFQAVHIHGIVRDAKGKKMSKTRGNTVDPLEITAKYGTDAVRMALLTACTPGSDILWTEDKLPSSRGFANKIWNATRFLFLNMERVGIEPYVPTEAKPLFLEERWIQSRLNAAAKTCNEAIAANRYHEAAQTMWHFFWDDFCDWYIELVKLRFNDEENRASIWANLLATYERALRLLHPAMPFLTEELWQRLRNDTMPMSISLAAYPQYDEALSDADAERQIALLQNEIRRVRNEKAEKKLDPKAELEGTLTGSGEDFDTLAANLEWMRKLGGVKLSLVDGPNGYTVALQAPAGQEEAQRKRLEKEIEGLEKVIANTKRQLGDEKFIGKAPAHIVDGMKVKLADYEVQLQKNREALDAL
- a CDS encoding biotin--[acetyl-CoA-carboxylase] ligase, with the translated sequence MSEVHWYESLPSTMTEAARLAQLGAPSGTVVAAREQVAGQGRQGRDWVSEKGVGLYATFILRVSVQAADLPCLTLALGLAVVETLTNLSGLSLDIRWPNDVLWQSKKLCGILARLEHGAVLAGIGVNLNQTEFPEGLRTPATSLRMATGRSFVAAEVLEGLRGPVQSFVALRRDEILRLFTQASSYVSGRRVSVDSDGHMIYGVTDGLDEFGFLRIRKENGMRETVLAGSVRPVD